In the genome of Budorcas taxicolor isolate Tak-1 chromosome 23, Takin1.1, whole genome shotgun sequence, one region contains:
- the FGF8 gene encoding fibroblast growth factor 8, with amino-acid sequence MGSPRSALSCLLLHLLVLCLQAQEGPGGGPALGRELASLFRAGRESQGVSQQHVREQSLVTDQLSRRLIRTYQLYSRTSGKHVQVLANKRINAMAEDGDPFAKLIVETDTFGSRVRVRGAETGLYICMNKKGKLIAKSNGKGKDCVFTEIVLENNYTALQNAKYEGWYMAFTRKGRPRKGSKTRQHQREVHFMKRLPRGHHTTEQSLRFEFLNYPPFTRSLRGSQRTWAPEPR; translated from the exons ATGGGCAGCCCCCGCTCGGCGCTGAGCTGCCT GCTGTTGCACTTGCTGGTTCTCTGCCTCCAAGCCCAG GAAGGCCCGGGCGGGGGGCCTGCGTTGGGCAGGGAGCTCGCTTCCCTGTTCCGAGCTGGCCGGGAGTCCCAGGGTGTTTCCCAACAG CATGTGAGGGAGCAGAGCCTGGTGACAGATCAGCTCAGCCGCCGTCTCATCCGGACCTACCAACTCTACAGCCGCACCAGCGGGAAGCACGTGCAGGTCCTGGCCAACAAGCGCATCAACGCCATGGCAGAAGACGGGGACCCCTTCG CAAAGCTCATCGTGGAGACAGACACCTTCGGGAGCAGGGTTCGAGTTCGAGGAGCTGAGACGGGCCTCTACATTTGCATGAACAAGAAGGGGAAATTGATTGCTAAG AGCAACGGCAAAGGCAAGGATTGCGTGTTCACGGAGATCGTGCTGGAGAACAATTACACGGCCCTGCAGAACGCCAAGTATGAGGGCTGGTACATGGCCTTCACGCGCAAGGGCCGACCCCGCAAGGGCTCCAAGACCCGGCAGCACCAGCGCGAAGTCCACTTCATGAAGCGGCTGCCCCGCGGCCACCACACCACCGAGCAGAGCCTGCGCTTCGAGTTCCTCAACTACCCGCCCTTCACGCGCAGCCTGCGCGGCAGCCAGAGGACTTGGGCCCCCGAGCCCCGATAG
- the NPM3 gene encoding nucleoplasmin-3: MAAGGAAALTFLDQESRVRAGGVGSLQVPAPVTMDSFFFGCELSGHTRSFTFKVEEEDDAEHVLALTMLCLTEGAKDECNVVEVVARNHDHQEIAVPVANLKLSCQPMLSLDDFQLQPPVTFRLKSGSGPVRITGRHQIVTISNDLSGEESEEDGSEEEEAELYPILPAKKLGRRL, from the exons ATGGCAGCTGGCGGAGCGGCCGCCTTGACGTTTTTGGATCAGGAGAGCCGAGTCCGAGCTGGGGGGGTCGGTAGTCTGCAAGTGCCGGCCCCGGTCACTATGGACAGTTTCTTCTTCG GCTGTGAGCTCTCAGGCCACACccgctctttcaccttcaaggtAGAGGAAGAGGATGACGCGGAGCATGTGCTGGCTTTGACCATG CTCTGCCTCACCGAGGGGGCCAAAGATGAGTGTAATGTGGTAGAAGTCGTGGCTCGGAACCATGACCACCAGGAGATCGCAGTCCCTGTGGCCAACCTCAAGTTGTCCTGCCAACCCATG CTCAGTTTGGATGACTTCCAGCTCCAACCACCTGTAACCTTCCGCTTGAAGTCAGGTTCTGGCCCTGTGCGCATCACTGGGCGGCACCAGATTG TTACTATAAGCAATGATCTTTCTggggaagagagtgaagaagacgGGAGTGAGGAGGAGGAAGCTGAGTTGTATCCTATCCTTCCTGCCAAGAAGCTGGGGCGCAGGCTCTAA